Proteins co-encoded in one Kutzneria chonburiensis genomic window:
- a CDS encoding XRE family transcriptional regulator has protein sequence MLPTNDRELRRLLRHGTFAQALDRAMTVRGLSLDRVQQHLAARDVRVSRAALSYWRRGRSRPERTESLRAIRALEDLLGLPAESLVALLGPPRPRGRTVGSEAASVDRRRLWTACGPLLADISAPPEGQVRYLAVHEHVSVDGDRYLRSVRTRLVLEAAVDRVDRCVVYQWAEDPVRPSLDGLAYCRPGRIRVDASNAAMVCELLLEQRLGAGERTVVEYGFTYPAGLPLTSYDRRFTRASRQYLLQVAFNDDVPASCMPYHQAAPGAPRHVEGPLWLGASATAHLVVPDAGPGIVGLRWEWGERAAAAS, from the coding sequence CCAGGCGCTCGATCGTGCGATGACCGTGCGGGGCTTGAGCCTCGACCGCGTGCAGCAGCACCTCGCGGCGCGGGACGTGCGGGTGAGCCGGGCGGCGCTGAGCTACTGGCGCCGAGGCCGCAGCCGTCCCGAGCGGACGGAGTCGTTACGGGCGATCCGGGCGCTGGAGGATCTGCTCGGCCTGCCGGCGGAATCCTTGGTGGCACTGCTCGGACCGCCCCGCCCGCGCGGACGTACCGTGGGATCCGAGGCAGCCTCGGTTGACCGGCGCCGGCTGTGGACGGCCTGCGGGCCGCTGCTGGCCGACATCTCGGCCCCGCCGGAAGGCCAGGTGCGTTATCTGGCCGTGCACGAACACGTCTCGGTCGACGGCGACCGGTATCTGCGGTCGGTGCGGACCAGGCTGGTGCTGGAGGCGGCGGTGGACCGGGTCGACCGGTGCGTGGTCTACCAGTGGGCCGAGGATCCGGTGCGGCCGAGCCTGGACGGGCTGGCCTACTGCCGGCCCGGCCGGATCCGGGTGGACGCCTCGAACGCGGCGATGGTGTGCGAACTCCTGCTGGAGCAACGACTCGGGGCCGGCGAGCGGACGGTCGTCGAGTACGGCTTCACCTATCCCGCCGGCCTGCCGCTGACCTCCTACGACCGGCGGTTCACCCGGGCCAGCCGGCAGTACCTGCTACAGGTGGCGTTCAACGACGACGTGCCGGCGAGCTGCATGCCGTACCACCAGGCAGCGCCGGGTGCGCCCCGGCACGTGGAAGGCCCGCTGTGGCTGGGTGCTTCGGCGACCGCGCACCTGGTGGTGCCGGACGCCGGCCCGGGAATCGTCGGTCTGCGCTGGGAATGGGGCGAGCGGGCCGCCGCAGCCTCGTGA
- a CDS encoding putative Ig domain-containing protein: MTGKNAQHTHTATISLTVQPGSSGPVTVADPGFQLVHNQTVTLSLKASGGTGSYRWSATGLPPGLSLDPATGVITGRPATGSYQSPVTATDTAGASGKTTVYWFVY, encoded by the coding sequence GTGACCGGCAAGAACGCCCAACACACCCACACCGCCACGATCAGCCTCACCGTGCAGCCGGGCAGTTCCGGCCCCGTCACGGTGGCCGATCCCGGCTTCCAGTTGGTGCACAACCAAACCGTCACCCTGTCGCTGAAGGCCAGCGGCGGCACCGGGAGCTACCGGTGGTCGGCCACCGGCCTGCCGCCCGGCCTGTCCCTCGATCCCGCCACCGGGGTGATCACCGGCCGGCCGGCCACCGGCTCGTACCAGTCACCCGTCACCGCGACCGACACCGCCGGGGCCAGCGGCAAGACCACCGTGTACTGGTTCGTCTACTGA
- a CDS encoding trypsin-like serine protease has protein sequence MPLSLHFGRLVAAATGLVLATAALSTPTATAQPGRVPLTGASTAPAGAQRGARLAGDTRVDLAISLKPHDQAGLNRFVAAVSDPRSPQYRHHLTSAQYNDRFAPTASDVRQVTDFLQAQGLSITSRSANRQVVDAAGPADKVEAAFGTRLSTYTAGGERFHANDTAPTIPSTLAGIVRGVAGLSDRTAAHRSAAPGGPGGPGGGYTPAQFRTAYGMSSISGSYNGSGQTVGLIEFDAFKQSDLNSWTQYFKQPSVSPKVVPVDGGVSSPGSDQLEVTLDVEAVAATAPGAAQVVYEAPNSDKAWVDEMAKIAGDNAVTVLSNSWLLGEKCEADPINPSHDSYSQLAAQGVTLLSASGDWGATGCGYNGDNSTVQADYPPSDPLFTGVGGTQLRTSDSAGTYQSESCWNQGSSGNTRSGGGYSQLFDRPSWQTGTNAHRSVPDVALDADYGAGALSVYMNGGWQDVGGTSLSSPLWAGYVAMVNQKAKAGDKNTVGAMNPTLYAIAGSSQYANTFHDVTTGNNGTYSAGTGYDLCTGWGSMRGDNLADPLINGTGPAPSNDFSLAADPSSVSVDPGKSVTATISSTITKGSAQSVDLTAGGLPAGVTATFSPTSVTAGQSATLTLAASASAAAGNATITVTGKGSDATHTTTVALTVNGTGTGDFSLSTDPTSLSVAIGQSAQATVKTAAAVRSNVVGGEPTTVDQYPFMISMRRDGSVFPGQQSCSMALVGPHTVVGAAHCLLEKAGTKWFVYGATNLNDTGFRADIASSWTDPAYTSWENGHDVAVITLDRDVPVPAGIQYPTIATDTSLNKPGTMGRALGWGKTGADTYSDVLRTAEFPVAEDSGCANQTDESSYWKNDGSMLCTGYADGHKGVCVGDSGSPFLVGNQIIGFFSWMSNACNTYGVYARVTTYADEIKAQLPTSGTGGIALSADGLPAGATASFSPGSVDAGGSSTLTIATSSSTPAGTYKAP, from the coding sequence ATGCCCTTATCCCTGCATTTCGGGAGGCTGGTCGCCGCGGCGACCGGCCTGGTACTGGCGACGGCGGCCCTGTCAACGCCGACGGCGACCGCACAGCCCGGGCGGGTGCCGCTGACCGGCGCTTCGACGGCCCCGGCCGGGGCGCAGCGCGGAGCCCGGCTCGCCGGTGACACCCGGGTCGATCTGGCGATCTCCCTCAAGCCGCACGACCAGGCCGGCCTGAACCGGTTCGTCGCCGCGGTCAGCGATCCACGCTCGCCGCAGTACCGCCACCACCTCACGAGCGCCCAGTACAACGACCGGTTCGCGCCCACCGCATCTGACGTTCGACAGGTGACGGATTTCCTTCAGGCACAAGGACTTTCGATCACGTCCAGGTCGGCCAACCGGCAGGTCGTTGACGCGGCCGGCCCGGCCGACAAGGTCGAGGCGGCGTTCGGCACGCGGCTGAGCACCTACACCGCCGGCGGCGAACGGTTCCACGCCAACGACACCGCACCGACGATCCCGAGCACCCTGGCCGGCATCGTCCGCGGCGTCGCCGGACTGTCGGACCGAACGGCCGCGCACCGGTCCGCCGCACCGGGCGGCCCCGGCGGCCCTGGCGGTGGTTACACGCCGGCCCAGTTCCGCACCGCGTACGGCATGAGCAGCATCTCGGGCTCCTACAACGGATCCGGGCAGACCGTCGGCCTGATCGAGTTCGACGCGTTCAAGCAGTCCGACCTGAACTCGTGGACCCAGTACTTCAAGCAGCCGTCGGTCAGCCCCAAGGTGGTCCCGGTCGACGGCGGCGTCTCCTCGCCGGGCAGCGACCAGCTGGAGGTGACGCTGGACGTGGAGGCGGTCGCCGCCACCGCGCCCGGCGCCGCACAGGTCGTCTACGAGGCGCCGAACAGCGACAAGGCGTGGGTCGACGAGATGGCCAAGATCGCCGGCGACAACGCGGTCACCGTGCTGTCCAACTCCTGGCTGCTGGGCGAGAAGTGCGAGGCCGACCCGATCAATCCCTCGCACGACTCGTACTCGCAGCTGGCCGCCCAGGGCGTCACGCTGCTGTCGGCCTCGGGCGACTGGGGCGCAACGGGTTGCGGCTACAACGGCGACAATTCCACCGTGCAGGCCGACTATCCGCCGAGCGACCCGCTGTTCACCGGCGTCGGCGGCACGCAGCTGCGTACCAGCGACAGTGCCGGCACCTACCAGTCCGAGTCGTGCTGGAACCAGGGCAGCTCCGGCAACACGCGTTCCGGCGGCGGCTACTCCCAGCTGTTCGACCGCCCCAGCTGGCAGACCGGCACCAACGCGCACCGCTCGGTGCCCGATGTCGCGCTGGACGCGGACTACGGCGCCGGCGCGCTGTCGGTGTACATGAACGGCGGCTGGCAGGACGTCGGCGGCACCAGCCTCTCCTCCCCGCTGTGGGCCGGCTACGTCGCGATGGTCAATCAGAAGGCCAAGGCCGGCGACAAGAACACCGTCGGCGCGATGAACCCCACCCTGTACGCCATCGCCGGCTCTTCCCAGTACGCCAACACCTTCCACGACGTCACCACCGGCAACAACGGCACCTACAGCGCCGGCACCGGCTACGACCTGTGCACCGGCTGGGGATCGATGCGAGGTGACAACCTGGCCGACCCGCTGATCAACGGCACGGGTCCCGCGCCCAGCAACGACTTCTCGCTCGCCGCGGACCCGTCCTCGGTCAGCGTCGACCCGGGCAAGTCGGTGACCGCCACCATCAGCTCGACGATCACCAAGGGCTCGGCGCAATCCGTCGACCTCACCGCCGGCGGTCTGCCGGCCGGCGTCACCGCGACGTTCTCGCCGACTTCCGTCACAGCCGGCCAAAGTGCCACCCTCACGTTGGCCGCATCGGCGTCCGCGGCCGCCGGCAATGCGACGATCACCGTGACCGGCAAGGGATCCGACGCCACCCACACGACGACCGTCGCGCTCACCGTCAACGGCACCGGAACCGGCGACTTCTCGCTCAGCACCGATCCGACCTCGTTGAGTGTCGCAATAGGACAGTCCGCGCAGGCGACCGTGAAGACCGCGGCCGCCGTCAGGTCGAATGTGGTCGGCGGCGAGCCGACCACCGTCGACCAGTACCCGTTCATGATCTCGATGCGCCGGGACGGCAGCGTGTTCCCCGGCCAGCAGTCGTGCAGCATGGCGCTGGTCGGACCGCACACCGTGGTCGGCGCCGCGCACTGCCTGCTGGAGAAGGCCGGCACGAAGTGGTTCGTCTACGGCGCGACCAATCTCAACGACACCGGGTTCCGGGCCGACATCGCGTCGTCCTGGACCGATCCGGCCTACACCAGCTGGGAGAACGGCCACGACGTCGCCGTGATCACGCTGGACCGGGACGTCCCGGTGCCGGCCGGCATCCAGTATCCGACCATCGCCACCGACACCTCGCTGAACAAGCCCGGCACCATGGGCCGGGCCCTCGGCTGGGGCAAGACCGGCGCCGACACCTACTCCGATGTGTTGCGCACGGCGGAGTTCCCGGTGGCCGAGGACTCGGGCTGCGCCAACCAGACCGACGAGTCGTCGTACTGGAAGAACGACGGGTCCATGCTGTGCACCGGTTACGCCGACGGCCACAAGGGCGTCTGCGTCGGTGACAGCGGCAGCCCGTTCCTGGTGGGCAACCAGATCATCGGCTTCTTCTCGTGGATGTCCAACGCCTGCAACACCTACGGTGTGTACGCCCGCGTCACCACCTACGCCGACGAGATCAAGGCCCAGCTGCCGACCAGCGGGACCGGCGGCATCGCGCTGAGCGCCGACGGATTGCCGGCCGGCGCGACCGCGTCCTTCTCCCCCGGCTCGGTCGACGCCGGCGGGTCGTCGACGCTGACCATCGCCACCAGTTCGTCGACGCCGGCCGGTACCTACAAGGCACCGTGA
- a CDS encoding DUF6531 domain-containing protein, giving the protein MSKINIHPDHLRSSGGKLSAFGGKLAEGGQKLESAGQSLVSHAGGDRSGIGAVVAKAFGKGVQITGKVFSEGGRVVEGAGKRLHTTANLHEDADNHAAGLLKRHHSGGKGDIDPKGGGRRSATRVGSGGSGKPSRARRLLGGNARRSAVPNGKKCTGGDPIDMATGDVLLTHIDVELPGTLPLVLARTHLSSYRAGRRFGPSWASTVDQRLEIDADGVVFVTDDGMLLSYPTPSADGDAVLPVEGPRWPLSRVEDGYRVRIPETGLTLDFAGDDELAPLTSISNRAADRIDIEHGPGGIPVAVRHTGGYHVVVGTSGELITGLAVRTEDGDVTVRRFGYDDQDRLTEVFNAADQPLRLAYDAEGRLTEWIDRNGMSYRYGYDAVGRCVRGEGDGGHLDYTFDYDTVGLVTTATNSLGHSTRYHLNEALQVVRIVDPVGGEIVSEFDRYDRVSARTDPLGRTTRFERTDDGDVLRVTRPDGSQTLAEYNDFRLPITLVDPDGAVSRWEYDAVGSVVAETDPLGATTRFGYDESNHLASVTDALGAVTRIVCDRAGLPVAVTDPLGANTSYVRDAFGRVTAVVDPLGGTTELGWTADGKPAWRREPDGAVQRWSYDGEGNQVEHVDALGQLERTEYGPFDLPVAHVDRNGERTGFTYNTELGLVAVTNPAGLVWRYDYDPAGDLIGETDFNGRTVRYERDAAGQLAARTNGAGQTVTFSRDALGRVVERRAGDNVTTLAYDAADRIVRATNRDADVVSAYDPLGRLVAQTTNGRTVSNGYDAVGRRVRRITASGAETRWHFDPAGNLTTVDTAARRLEFGYDTAGREVSRRLGALTLDQTWDANHRLRTQALTAPARPVGGFSSGVRTPTAPTTPSPTSSTSWPVSGSSTWIRSAGSPRCRASSVGKAIATTPAATSNRGRSPARWSAPPATSATTTTARAG; this is encoded by the coding sequence GTGAGCAAGATCAATATTCACCCGGACCATCTGCGCAGTTCGGGCGGCAAGCTCAGTGCCTTCGGCGGGAAGCTGGCTGAGGGCGGGCAGAAGCTGGAGTCGGCCGGCCAGAGCCTGGTCTCGCACGCCGGCGGGGACCGCTCCGGGATCGGCGCCGTGGTGGCCAAGGCGTTCGGCAAGGGCGTGCAGATCACCGGCAAGGTGTTCAGCGAGGGCGGCCGGGTCGTGGAAGGCGCCGGCAAGCGGCTGCACACGACCGCGAACCTGCACGAGGACGCCGACAACCACGCCGCCGGTCTGCTCAAGCGGCATCACTCGGGCGGCAAGGGCGACATCGACCCGAAGGGCGGCGGCCGCCGCAGCGCCACCCGGGTGGGCAGCGGCGGCAGCGGCAAGCCGTCCCGGGCACGGCGGCTGCTCGGCGGCAACGCCCGCCGGTCCGCGGTGCCCAACGGCAAGAAATGCACCGGCGGCGACCCCATCGACATGGCCACGGGTGACGTGCTGCTCACCCACATCGACGTCGAACTGCCCGGCACGCTGCCCCTGGTCCTGGCCAGGACCCACCTGTCGTCCTATCGGGCCGGCCGCCGGTTCGGCCCGAGCTGGGCGTCCACTGTGGACCAACGGTTGGAGATCGACGCCGACGGCGTCGTCTTCGTGACCGACGACGGCATGCTGCTGTCCTATCCGACACCGTCCGCCGACGGCGACGCGGTGCTGCCGGTGGAAGGTCCGCGCTGGCCACTGAGCCGCGTCGAGGACGGCTACCGGGTACGGATCCCGGAAACCGGGCTGACGCTGGACTTCGCGGGCGACGACGAGCTGGCGCCGTTGACCTCGATCTCCAACCGCGCGGCCGACCGGATCGACATCGAGCACGGGCCGGGTGGCATACCGGTGGCCGTCCGGCATACGGGCGGCTACCACGTCGTCGTCGGCACGAGCGGCGAACTGATCACCGGGCTGGCGGTGCGCACCGAGGACGGCGACGTCACGGTCCGGCGGTTCGGCTACGACGACCAGGACCGGCTGACCGAGGTGTTCAACGCCGCCGACCAGCCGCTACGGCTGGCCTACGACGCGGAAGGCCGGCTCACCGAGTGGATCGACCGCAACGGCATGTCCTACCGCTACGGCTACGACGCCGTCGGCCGGTGCGTGCGCGGCGAAGGCGACGGCGGCCATCTCGACTACACGTTCGACTACGACACCGTCGGCCTGGTCACCACGGCGACGAACTCGTTGGGGCACAGCACGCGCTACCACCTGAACGAGGCGTTGCAGGTCGTCAGGATCGTCGACCCGGTCGGCGGGGAGATCGTCTCGGAGTTCGACCGCTACGACCGGGTGTCCGCCCGCACCGATCCACTGGGGCGCACGACCCGGTTCGAGCGCACCGACGACGGCGACGTGCTGCGGGTGACGCGCCCCGACGGTTCGCAGACGTTGGCCGAATACAACGACTTCCGTCTGCCGATCACGTTGGTCGACCCGGACGGGGCGGTCTCCCGCTGGGAGTACGACGCCGTCGGCTCGGTCGTGGCCGAGACCGACCCGCTCGGCGCCACGACCCGCTTCGGCTACGACGAGAGCAATCACCTGGCCTCGGTCACCGACGCGCTCGGTGCGGTGACCAGGATCGTCTGCGACCGGGCCGGTCTGCCGGTCGCGGTGACGGATCCGTTGGGAGCGAACACAAGCTACGTCCGTGACGCGTTCGGCCGGGTCACCGCCGTCGTGGATCCCTTGGGCGGCACCACGGAGCTGGGATGGACCGCCGACGGCAAGCCGGCGTGGCGGCGTGAGCCCGACGGCGCGGTGCAGCGCTGGTCCTATGACGGGGAAGGAAACCAGGTCGAGCACGTCGACGCGCTCGGCCAGCTCGAACGCACCGAGTACGGCCCGTTCGACCTGCCGGTCGCCCATGTCGACCGCAACGGCGAACGGACCGGGTTCACCTACAACACCGAACTGGGCCTGGTCGCGGTGACCAACCCGGCCGGCCTGGTGTGGCGCTACGACTACGATCCGGCCGGCGACCTGATCGGTGAGACCGACTTCAACGGCCGCACCGTGCGCTACGAGCGCGATGCCGCCGGACAGCTGGCCGCCCGGACCAACGGGGCCGGCCAGACGGTCACGTTCAGCCGGGATGCGTTGGGGCGCGTGGTCGAGCGCCGCGCCGGCGACAACGTGACCACGCTGGCCTATGACGCGGCCGACCGGATCGTACGTGCCACCAACCGCGACGCGGATGTGGTGTCCGCGTACGACCCGCTGGGACGGCTCGTCGCCCAGACCACCAACGGCCGTACCGTGTCCAACGGTTATGACGCGGTCGGGCGCCGGGTCCGACGGATCACCGCCAGCGGTGCGGAAACCCGCTGGCACTTCGATCCGGCCGGCAATCTGACCACTGTGGACACTGCTGCGCGGCGGCTGGAGTTCGGCTACGACACGGCCGGGCGGGAGGTGTCCCGCCGCCTCGGCGCCCTGACGCTCGACCAGACCTGGGACGCCAACCACCGCTTGCGCACCCAGGCGTTGACCGCCCCGGCCCGGCCGGTCGGCGGCTTCTCCAGCGGCGTGCGTACACCTACCGCGCCGACGACGCCGTCACCAACATCGTCGACCAGCTGGCCGGTGTCCGGCAGTTCGACCTGGATCCGCTCGGCCGGGTCACCGAGATGCAGGGCGTCGAGCGTCGGGAAAGCTATCGCTACGACGCCAGCGGCAACGTCGAACAGGGGCAGGTCACCGGCACGCTGGTCCGCGCCGCCGGCAACGTCCGCTACGACCACGACGGCCAGGGCCGGGTGA
- a CDS encoding RHS repeat-associated core domain-containing protein yields the protein MRQARTLSGQVRVWRYSWDADDRLASVTTPDGVVWRYGYDAYGRRVHKLRLAADGQIAERTDFTWDGATLAEQAHSGGHITTWTHRPDGVTPLTQADRVRDASQGWIDRQFYAIVTDLVGAPAELVDDRGEVAWRADTTLWGAVLGQPARCPLRFPGQYHDGETGHDYNLYRYYDPAAGGYLSPDPLGLDGGPNPHAYVPNPITWFDPLGLKCQPKRIYDDSSYGKHGRSERQTSRGVSSRRPTNGQAALDRSIDPDPDNPAVFRRYGVDHENGEIVVLDRHHYEEDKDGNITKEYYHGHVPDPDTIPSKIMTMLKRNGMVGKKNRVLPPDSD from the coding sequence ATGCGGCAGGCCCGGACCCTGTCCGGCCAGGTTCGCGTCTGGCGTTACTCGTGGGACGCCGACGACCGCCTGGCCTCGGTCACCACCCCCGACGGGGTCGTCTGGCGCTACGGGTATGACGCCTACGGCCGTCGCGTGCACAAGCTGCGGCTCGCCGCCGACGGGCAGATCGCCGAACGCACCGACTTCACCTGGGACGGCGCGACCCTGGCCGAGCAGGCCCATTCCGGCGGGCACATCACGACCTGGACCCACCGGCCGGACGGCGTCACGCCGCTCACCCAGGCCGATCGTGTGCGCGACGCGTCGCAGGGCTGGATCGACCGGCAGTTCTACGCGATCGTCACCGATCTCGTCGGCGCGCCGGCCGAACTGGTCGACGATCGCGGCGAGGTGGCCTGGCGGGCCGACACCACGCTCTGGGGCGCAGTGCTGGGCCAGCCGGCCCGGTGCCCGCTCCGGTTTCCCGGGCAGTACCACGACGGGGAGACCGGGCACGACTACAACCTGTACCGCTACTACGATCCCGCCGCCGGCGGCTATCTCTCACCGGATCCGCTCGGCCTCGACGGCGGCCCCAATCCGCACGCCTACGTGCCCAACCCGATCACCTGGTTCGATCCGCTCGGCCTGAAGTGCCAGCCGAAGCGGATCTACGACGACTCCTCGTACGGCAAGCACGGCCGCAGCGAACGGCAGACCTCGCGGGGCGTGTCGAGCCGTCGGCCGACCAACGGCCAGGCCGCGCTGGACCGGTCGATCGACCCCGACCCGGACAACCCCGCGGTGTTCCGCCGCTACGGTGTCGACCACGAGAACGGCGAGATCGTCGTGCTCGACCGGCACCACTACGAGGAGGACAAGGACGGCAACATCACCAAGGAGTACTACCACGGGCACGTGCCCGATCCGGACACCATCCCGTCCAAGATCATGACCATGCTCAAGCGGAACGGCATGGTCGGCAAGAAGAACCGGGTCCTGCCCCCGGACAGCGACTAG
- a CDS encoding RNA polymerase sigma factor — translation MSEHHGEVSAALRAAREDGDEDAFRVLYRAVQPGLLRYLRVLVGTDAEDVASEAWLHIARDLSTFKGDEDGFRGWAATIARNRALDHLRHQRRRPVSAATDEQLSEVPAREDTAESAVTAMDTDAALALIAKLPRDQAEAVLLRAVMGLDATAAAKVLGKRAGAVRMAAHRGLRTLADLLPETRRSAGGVTHLSTPTLKQVR, via the coding sequence GTGTCGGAGCACCACGGAGAGGTGTCGGCGGCGTTGCGGGCGGCGCGGGAGGACGGGGACGAGGACGCCTTCCGGGTGCTGTACCGCGCGGTTCAACCGGGCCTGCTGCGCTACCTCCGTGTGCTGGTCGGCACCGATGCCGAGGACGTCGCCTCGGAGGCGTGGCTGCACATCGCGCGGGACTTGTCGACCTTCAAGGGCGACGAGGACGGCTTCCGCGGCTGGGCCGCCACGATCGCCCGCAACCGAGCCCTGGATCACCTGCGCCACCAGCGCAGACGCCCGGTCAGCGCGGCCACCGACGAGCAGCTGTCCGAGGTGCCGGCCCGCGAGGACACGGCCGAGTCCGCGGTGACCGCGATGGACACCGACGCGGCCCTGGCGTTGATCGCGAAACTGCCCCGTGACCAGGCCGAAGCGGTCCTGCTGCGTGCGGTCATGGGCCTCGATGCCACGGCCGCGGCCAAGGTCCTCGGCAAGCGTGCCGGCGCCGTGCGCATGGCGGCCCATCGCGGACTGCGCACGCTGGCCGATCTGCTGCCGGAAACCCGCAGGTCAGCGGGTGGTGTGACACATCTGTCCACCCCGACGCTGAAGCAGGTGAGATGA
- a CDS encoding glycoside hydrolase family 9 protein, whose protein sequence is MRVAAAAMAVVASVSLAVPAAAATTTAQIRVDQVGYATGEAKAAYLMGTTVNAGAAFTVTDAAGKSVLTGKVGASTGKWSTAYSAVYPIDISALKTVGTYQIKVGSTVSPSFKVDSANALFGPLADDTVTFFQMQRDGVDVIPGIMDRKPSHLTDRTAAVYEAPKFNDETITSKMTKTGATIDASGGWFDAGDFLKFTATASYTVTNLLLSQRSHPNAALTAEAQYGLDYLNKMWDAKNGVLYAQVGIGVGNGKDFVGDHEVWRLPEADDALTVKPGDKDYFIKYRPVFAANKAGEKISPNLAGRMAAAFALAAQNTSDKVKAKQYLASAASIYALANTAGGSIVSVFPHGYYPESSYLDDMELGATELSLAATALGDNRADGWAVDAGTYAKAYLASSNKDSLNLYDTSALAHADLIQLLRRPNAPKLAVTEAKLTADLARQLSAGAAQAAKSPFRTGAPIQDGDGATHTFGLLTTALLYGKLTGKHDYDAFATQQRDYILGSNAWGISMFVGVGNAPKCVHNQVANLSGSLTGTGKLAVGGVASGPTNAHQFDTIDPLPDGYRACSDPSYKTYDSSTVRYLDNILTWATNEPADDYTSTGTLALSLTAAG, encoded by the coding sequence ATGCGTGTTGCAGCAGCGGCCATGGCCGTGGTCGCGTCGGTGAGCTTGGCGGTGCCGGCGGCGGCCGCGACGACAACGGCTCAGATTCGGGTGGACCAGGTCGGTTATGCGACCGGGGAGGCCAAGGCGGCCTATCTGATGGGGACGACGGTGAACGCCGGTGCGGCGTTCACCGTCACCGACGCCGCCGGCAAGTCCGTGCTGACCGGCAAAGTCGGTGCCAGCACCGGGAAGTGGAGCACGGCGTACTCGGCGGTCTACCCGATCGACATCTCGGCGCTGAAGACCGTCGGCACGTACCAGATCAAGGTCGGCAGCACGGTCTCGCCGTCGTTCAAGGTGGACAGTGCGAACGCGCTGTTCGGGCCGCTGGCCGACGACACCGTGACGTTCTTCCAGATGCAGCGGGACGGCGTGGACGTCATCCCGGGCATCATGGATCGCAAGCCCAGTCACCTCACCGACCGCACGGCCGCGGTCTACGAGGCGCCGAAGTTCAACGACGAGACGATCACCAGCAAGATGACCAAGACCGGCGCGACGATCGACGCGTCCGGCGGGTGGTTCGACGCCGGCGACTTCCTCAAGTTCACCGCCACGGCTTCGTACACCGTGACGAATCTGCTGCTGTCGCAGCGATCCCACCCCAACGCGGCGCTGACCGCCGAGGCGCAGTACGGCCTCGATTACCTGAACAAGATGTGGGACGCCAAGAACGGCGTGCTGTACGCGCAGGTCGGCATCGGGGTCGGCAACGGCAAGGACTTCGTCGGCGACCACGAGGTGTGGCGGCTGCCCGAGGCCGACGACGCGTTGACCGTCAAGCCGGGCGACAAGGACTACTTCATCAAGTACCGCCCGGTGTTCGCGGCCAACAAGGCTGGCGAGAAGATCAGCCCCAACCTGGCCGGCCGGATGGCCGCGGCTTTCGCGCTGGCGGCGCAGAACACTTCCGACAAGGTGAAGGCCAAGCAGTACCTGGCCTCCGCCGCGTCGATCTACGCGTTGGCCAACACCGCCGGCGGCAGCATCGTCTCGGTCTTCCCGCACGGCTACTACCCGGAGTCGTCCTATTTGGACGATATGGAGCTCGGCGCCACCGAACTTTCCCTTGCGGCCACGGCACTGGGCGACAACCGTGCCGACGGCTGGGCGGTCGACGCCGGCACGTATGCCAAGGCGTACCTGGCCAGTAGCAACAAGGACTCGCTCAACCTGTACGACACCAGCGCGCTCGCCCACGCCGACCTCATCCAGCTGCTGCGCCGGCCCAACGCGCCCAAGCTGGCCGTCACCGAGGCCAAGCTCACCGCCGACCTCGCCCGTCAGCTCTCCGCCGGCGCCGCCCAGGCCGCCAAGAGCCCCTTCCGCACCGGCGCTCCGATCCAGGACGGCGACGGCGCTACGCACACCTTCGGGCTGCTCACCACCGCCTTGCTGTACGGAAAGCTCACCGGCAAGCACGACTACGACGCCTTCGCCACCCAGCAGCGTGACTACATCCTCGGCTCGAACGCTTGGGGCATCTCGATGTTCGTCGGCGTCGGCAATGCGCCGAAGTGCGTGCACAACCAGGTCGCCAACCTGTCCGGCAGCCTCACCGGCACCGGCAAGCTCGCCGTCGGCGGCGTCGCCAGCGGCCCCACCAACGCCCACCAGTTCGACACCATCGACCCGCTGCCCGACGGCTACCGGGCGTGCAGCGACCCGTCGTACAAGACCTACGACTCCAGCACGGTCCGCTACCTGGACAACATCCTCACCTGGGCCACCAACGAGCCGGCCGACGACTACACCTCGACCGGCACCCTCGCCCTGAGCCTCACCGCGGCCGGCTGA